CGCCGATTCTCGTCACAGGAACGCCTTTCCCTCGCCGCGGTACGTCGGCAGTTCGTCGATGATCTCGTCACCGCTGACGAGGTGATAGCTGTCGATCCGCTCGGCAGGCTCGCCGCTCTTCGCATGCCGGAACCAGACACGGTCGCCGACGCCGAGGCTCTCAGCCGCGCGTCCCTGCAGCGGCGTCTGCACCTCGCCTGCCGCCTCCCGTGGCAGGGTGCGCAGTCCCTCGGGCCAGACGGGAAGCGGCTGGCGCGATGCAACCGCCGGTCCCGAGGCGATCCACCCGCCGCCCAGCACCGTCGCGATGTCGCGGGTCGGGCGACGGACGACGTCGAACGCGATCGCGGCGGCCGGCGCGGGCCGGAAAGAGCGGTAGCCGTCGAAGAGATGGCCTCCGAGCAGGCCGCTTCCCGCGCTCGCCTCCGTCAGCGACTCATCGCTGCCGGTGAACTCGAGGGATCCCGTCCCGCCTCCGTTGAGGAACTCGAGCGATGCGATCTCGGTCAGCGCGCCGACGATCGCGGCGCGCCGCTCGCGGAGCTCGGCGCGAGAGCGCGCCTGCATGAGCCGGATGACCGGCGCGTCCGGCCCGGCGTTGTCGCCCTGGCCGGCGATCTGCGCCTCGTACATCTGCAACCCGACCAGGGTGAAGCCGGGACGGCGGACGATCTTCCTGGCGAAAGCGGCGACCTCGCCCGCCGAGAAGAGCCCGGATCTGCGCACGCCGATGTGACCGAGCGCGGCGGAGCGGAGCGAGGCGTCCGCGTCGATGGCCACGCGGACGTCGGGGCGACGTCCGGCCGGCGCGATGCTGTCGATGATGTCGAGGTGGGCGAGGTCGTCGACCATGAGCGTGATGCGCCCGGCGGCCTCCTCGGAGGCGAACAGCTCCGCAAGCCCCGCCCGATCCACGGTCGGGTAGCCGAGCACGATGTCGTCGTGCGTCTCGGCGAGCCACAGCGCCTCGGCAAGGGTGAAGGCCAGGATGCCGCGATACCCGGGGAGCCGCAGTACGGCATCCAGCACGCTCCGCACCCGCACCGACTTCGACGCGACCCTGATGGGCAGCCCCCCGGCGCGGACCAGCAGGTCCATCGCGTTATGGCGGAGCGCGTCGAGGTCGATGACCGCTACGGGGGCCGGCAGATGGCCGGTCGCGGCGGACAGGCGCGGCCAGTAGCGGGCGGGGTCCTGCCATGCGGGCGACACGGAGAGGCGTCCCTCGTCGGGGCTCAGGTCGGCGGTGAGGTCGAGCACTCCTTCACCTTAGAGCGTGCACGCGTGCGGCTTCAGTCTTTCCGCCGAGTCGGAGACCCCTCGCGCTCCTCGGGCCGTCCAGAAACTCGCGGTTCTTGGAATCCCGATACTTTGCAGGTTTTCGCCGTCATGATCGGGGCTCGTTCCCGTCTTGGTCAGTGAGGCCGTCTCTGACGGGCTCACCGGCCATACCAGGCCGGCTGCCGGGGGGTAGCGATGCTGTCTCAGCAGCATCACGGGGAGACGGGCGCTGAGACGCTCGTCTCTCTGGCCCGGGGACGAGCGTCGTCCACACGCCCTCGCCGTATAGTCTGAGCGCACGCGTCAACGGCCCCCGTAGCCCAATGGCAGAGGCAGGCGACTTAAAATCGCTTCAGTCTGGGTTCGAGTCCCAGCGGGGGCACCCTGACGACGCTCTCAGTCGTCTGCGCTACCCGCGGCAACGCTCTCCGCGTTGCCTACGCCTCCCCGCCTCGCCTCGCGCACTCGACGCAGCACCAGGACCGCGAGGGCGACGGCGATCGCCGTGTAGACCGCATAGTCGAGGTGGCCGAGCAGGTGCTCGAGCCGCTCATGCTGGGTGCCGAGCGCCGCGCCCACACCGATGAGCAGGGAGTTCCACACCCCGCTGCCCACGATCGTGTAGGCGCTGAACCACACGAGGTTCATGCGCGTCGCGCCGGCGGGGATGGAGATCAGACTGCGGATCCCCGGTACCAGTCGGCCGACGAGCACCGTCCAACCGCCGCGGCGCTGGAACCAACCAGCCCCGCGTTCGAGGTCGGAACGGCTGACCAACCGGGTCGCGGCAAGCAGACGCACCGCGCGCTCGACCCCGATCGCGGCTCCGAGCCAGTACAGCAGCAACGCCCCGAGCAATGAGGCGAGCGTGCTCCACGCGATCAGCCACCCGAGGGACAGATCGCCGCTCTGACTCAGGTACCCCGCGAACGGCAGGATCACCTCGCTGGGGATCGGCGGCACCAGCACCTCGATGAACACGAGCAGGCCCACGCCTATGTCACCCAGCGCCGTGAGGACGTCGGCGGCGAGCCCGGTCAACCCCGAGAACCCGTGATCGGCCTCCGCTGCGGCCGTAGGAGTGGCAAGGCGAATCACCGGACCTACCGTCCGAACAGATCGCCGAGACCGGGGATCCCGAGGTCACCGAGCCGCTGACCCCACTCGCCCGCCGTGTCGCCGAAGCCCGAGACGGCCTCGCCCGCGGATCCGAGGGCGCCCTCGGCGGCCCCCGCGATCTCGTCGGCACCGAGCCCGCCTGCGATCGCCTCGAGATCGATCCCCTGGGCGAGGGCATCGAAATCCACGCCCAGTCCGGCGGCCTGCTCGAGAAGCGGTGCGGCGACGGCACTGCCGACCGCGCCGACCGCCACGACGCCGAGGGCACCGACAGCGGCTCCGCCCAGCGCACCGGCAGCACCGGCACCCTTCACGCGAGAGAGCAGTCCGCGCATGCGCCCTGGGCGCATCGCCTCGGATCGTCCTGCGGCCCTCGCCAGGTCGTCGGGCGAGGACGAGACCGGACGCTCGCCCGGCTCGAGCTCGGCATTCATGCGCTCCTGCACCTGCGCACGCTGCGCCGGGGTCAGCCGTGCGAACGCCTCCCGATGGATCTGCTCCACCCGCTGCGGATCGGCGGTCTGGAGAAGGTAGTCGTAGCGGGCGATCGCGGCGCGGTCGGCGTCCGACCCCGATCCGCCGGTGCGGGAGGCGCCGGCGGCGGCGGGCGGGGAGTACGGGTCATGGGAAGGCTGGCGCACCGGCGGAGCCGAGTACCGATCGTTCTCCGGCTGACGTCGGCCCGGTGCGTGAGGCGTCTGCCCCCGCGTGCCGTTGCGGTCCGTGCGGGATCCGCTCTCATCCAGGTCGAGCGCGCGAGCGGCCATCCCGAGCAGTCGATCGAGTTTTCCCATGGTGACGATTCCTTCGTGGCGTGTGGACGACCACGGGACTCGACAGCGTTGTGATGAGGGGTCCTCGGCCGTCCGCGGATACGGACGCCAGGTCTCCTCCACCCCGGATAGGGCCGGTGGGCCGGAACACGACACCGTGTCCGTAATGACGACACCACCGCAGACGGGAGTACTCCCCTTGCGCTGCCGACGGTAGCAAGCGCGCCTATGAACCGGGTGCGAGACACGCCCCGTCGCCGCAGACGACGAACGCCCCGACTCCAGAGGAATCGGGGCGTTCTCGGTGACGTGCTACTTGGCGGAGGCCGTCTCTGCGGTCTTCTTCGCGGCCGGCTTCTTGGCGGCCGGCTTCGCAGCGGCGGTCTTCTCGCCGGCGGGCTTCTCATCGGCGGCCTTGTCGGAGGCGGTCGCCTGCGCGGCAGGAGCGGTCACGGCGGGCGCCGGAGCATCCGCTGCCGGGCGCGGACGAGCGGCGAACTCCTCGAAGACGTAGCGCGGGTTCTGCACGGTCTCGAGGTTCACGAGATCGCGACCCAGCCACAGGTTGTTCCACCAGCCCCAGACCACGCGGAACTTGCGCTCCCACGTGGGCATCGCGAGTCCGTGGTATCCGCGGTGCGCGACCCAGGCGACGAAGCCCTTGAGGGCGATCTTGCCGGACTGGAAGACGCCGTTGTACAGACCGAGGCCGGCGACGGCACCCAGGTTCTTGTGGAAGTACTCCTTCGGGTCCTCCCCGCGGAGCACGGCGACGACGTTCTTCGCGAGCAGCTTCGCCTGACGCACCGCGTGCTGGGCGTTCGGCACGCAGAAGCCACCGACTCCGCCACCGGAGAGGTCGGGCACTGCGGAGACGTCACCGGCGGCCCAAGCGCCCTCGACGAACGCCTCGGGGGTGCCGACGCGCAGATCGGCACGGGTCTGGATGCGACCGCGCTCCTCGACGGGCAGATCGCCGCCGCGCACGACGGTCGGGTTCGCCATGACACCGGCGGTCCAGACGATCAGGTCGGTCGGGATGATCTCGCCCGTCGACAGCTCCACGTTGCCGTCGACCGCGCTGGTGAGCTGCGTGTCGAGGTGCACGTTGGCGCCGCGCTTCGCGAGGTCCTTGAGGACCCACTCGCTCGTCGGCAGCGAGACCTCGGGCATGATGCGGCCCATCGCCTCGATGAGGTGGAAGTGCGTGTCGTCGAAGGTCAGCTCCGGGTACTTGCCCACCAGCGACGAGGCGAGCGAGCGCAGCTCGGCGAAGACCTCGATGCCGGCGAAGCCGCCACCGACGACGACGACCGAGAGCAGACGGTCGCGCTCGGGACCTGCGGGCAGCGATGCCGCCTTGTCGAAGTTCGACATCAGGCGGTCGCGGATCGCGACGGCCTCCTCGATCGTCTTCAGGCCGATCGCGTTGTCCGCGATGCCCGGGATCGGGAATGTACGCGAGACGGCACCGGCGGTGACGACGATCTGGTCGTACGCGAACTCGTACGGCTCACCGACCGGCGGGGTGATCGTCGCGACCTTCTGGGCGTGGTTGATGTTCGTCACCTTGGCGGTGAGCACGTTCGTGCGCTTGAGGTGACGACGGTGGGCGACCACCGAGTGACGGGCTTCGATCGAGCCTGCGGCCACCTCGGGGAGGAACGGCTGGTACGTCATGTACGGCAGCGGGTCGACCATGGTGACGTCTGCCTCGCCCTTGCGGAGGTGCTTCTCCAGCTTCCACGCCGTGTAGAAGCCTGCGTAGCCTCCACCGACGATCAGGATCTTGGGCACAGTGCTGTTCTCAGGCACAGGGGGGAACTCCTCGGGAGTCAGGAATGTGGCGTGCGAGCGCGCGCCGATCGGATGCGCCGGGCAGCTGCGGTGACGCCAAGCGCTACCAGGATACCAGGGACTGTGAACGCGATGAGCGGCAGGGTACCGTAGCGCAGCGATTCAGCGCTGGGAAGCAGCGGTGAACCGGGGTCGGTGGGGGCGTCGGCCGCCGGGAGCGGCGGCACCTCGACCGGCGCGGCGGTCGGTTCGGGCTGCGGAACGGTGTCGGCGCGACGGAACAGGCGCACCCATTCCGCGAGGTCGCCCATCGGGTTCTCGGAGACCTTCGGCACGTCGGCGGTGATCGCCGCCTGCGCGTCGATCAACCCGTAGCCGTACAGCGGGTCGGGGAGCTTCGTCATCCCCGGCACCGCGATCGCGGTCTTGATGATCCGGTTGATGACGTTCGCGGCATCCAGGTCGGGATGCGCCGAGCGGATCAGCGCGGCGATCCCCGCGACGATCGGGGCCGCACCGCTCGTGCCACTCCACTGGATGACCTTGCCATCCGCCGAGACGCCGCGCAGTCCCTCGCTGGGAGCGGCGATGCCGATGGTGATCCCCTGCGTCGACGCCTCGAGGCTCGCGGTGCCCGTCTGGTCGACGCCGCCGACGGTGAGCACGCCGGGGATCGTCGCCGGCGCGCCGATGATGTTGGTGCCGCTCCCCCGGTTACCCGCCGCGACGACGACCACCACGTCGTGCTCGAACGCATACAGGAACGCCTCGTCCCAGCTCTTGTCCCAGTCCAGCGTGTTGGTCGTGAACGACAGGTTGATGATGTCCGCGCCGTTGTCGACGGCCCAGCGCATCGCCTTCGCGACCTGGTCGGTGAACGGCACGGCGGCCGCGGCGCCGAAGCCGACCGAGATCGAGAGCAGGTCCGCCTCGGGGGCGACGCCGATCATCCCCTTGCCGTCAGCGGCTCCCCGCCCGGCGGCGAGCGAGGCGACCCAGGACCCGTGGTTCCCGTCGATGGCCCCGACGGGTGTGCGTCCATCGGGAGACCCGGAGCCCGAGACATCCGTTCCGCCCACCACCGCCTCGTCGAAGACGCCGGGCACCTTGCCGATGCCGGTGTCGATCACGGCGATCGTCACGCCGTCGCCGCGAGTGGTCTGCCAGGCCTCGCGGATACGCGCTCCGTCGAGCCAGTACTCCGCTGCCCGCGTGGGATCTGCCGGGTCATCCGGCACGGGCGGCGGCGTGGCGGAGGCTCCGAGGAGCAGGACGGATGCCACGATCGTCGCGAGTGCGACGCCGCTGCGCAGCACCCCGCGCGGAGTCATGCCGACGAGGCCTCGACGTCGCGCAGGGCCGCACCCGGCTCTTCGCACCGGCAGCGCTCGGGCGACCAGGAGGAACGCTCGAGCGCGACGTCACCGATCGGATTCACGCCGGGACCGGCCGCGAGCGCGTGGCCGGCCAGCGCGTGCAAGCACTTGACACGGGTCGGCATACCGCCGGCCGAGATGCCGGCGATCTCCGTCACATCGCCGAACTGCGCGCGGTCCGCGAGGTAGGCCTCGTGAGCGGCGAGATACGCACCAGCGATCTCTTCGTCATCGGCGAGCAGGGCGGCCAGCTCCGGCATGACCTGCGTCGCCTCGAGCGTCGACATCGCTGCCGTCGCCGCCGGGTGGGTGAGGTAGTAGAAAGTCGGGAACGGCGTTCCGTCCGGGAGCCGCGGTGTCGTGGCGACCACGGTGGGATTCCCGCAGACGCAGCGCGCCGCGATGCCGACGACGCCGCGGGCCGTCCTGCCCAGCTGGGTCGAGACCACGGCGAGCTCGGCGGTCGTGGGAGCGGAGAAAGGCGGAGTCGTCACCCCACCAGCGTACGGGAGGCTCCCAGGGAGGATGCTCCGAGCAACGCCGACCGCGCGTGCCGCGGATTCAGCGCGCGACGGCGGCGGTGTCGCTGAGGCCGGCAGAGGTGAGGGTACGCAGCAGCTGCGGCATCCAGTCCGACTGCGTCTCCTGGAGCGTGTCGCTCACAGGCTCCTGCTCCCGCGGCAGCGCCGCAGGATCCAGGTCGTTGTCGATCAGATAGACGACCTCGCCCGGCTTGACGTAGTACAGCCGCTCCCGGGCCTGGGTGGTGATGAACGCCGGGTCGTTCCAGCGGTCGCGCTCCTTCTCGAGTGCGGTGATCTGGTCTTCGGAGACCTGGATCGACTGCTCGAGCGCGGCGATCTTCTGACGCTGGTCGATGAACGTGCCGAGCGTCGGCACGAGCACCCAGGCACCGAGCACGACCAGCGACAGCATGATCACCGAGAACGCCGAGAGACGGATGCCTGACGCCCATTCCCGCACGTCCACGCGGCGGTCCTGAGCGGCACCGGCCGCCCCGCGGACCGGGCGGGTCGTGCGAGCGGGCCGGGACCCGCGGGCGGGGCGGGCCGCCGGAGTCGATGCGGCGGCGCGGGGCGTGGCCGGAGACGCCGAAGGAGGAGCCGGTCGTCGTGCCACGGCTCCTCCTCCGTACGGTCGCCGCTCAGGCGGCGTGTGTCTGTCTCAGCTGCAGTCAGCCCTGGTAGCGCGGGAAGGCCGAACGACCGGCGAAGACCGCGGCGTCGCCCAGTTCCTCCTCGATGCGCAGAAGCTGATTGTACTTCGCGACGCGCTCGCTGCGAGCAGGCGCACCCGCCTTGATCTGACCCGCGTTGGTCGCGACGACGAGGTCGGCGATCGTGGTGTCCTCGGTCTCCCCGGAGCGGTGCGACAGCATCGCCGTGTAGCCGGAGCGCTGGGCGAGGCTGACCGCGTCGAACGTCTCGGTCAGGGTGCCGATCTGGTTGACCTTCACGAGCAGCGAGTTGGCGACGCCGCGCTTGATGCCGTCGGCGAGGCGCGTCGGGTTGGTGACGAACAGGTCGTCGCCGACGAGCTGGACCTTGGAGCCCAGGGCATCGGTGAGGAGCTTCCAGTTGTCCCAGTCGTCCTCGGCGAGCGCGTCCTCGATCGTGACGATCGGGAAGTCGTTCACCAGGCCCTGGTAGTACTCGATCAGCTCGGGTCCGCTCCAGTCCTTGTTGTCGAGGCGGTACACGCCGTCGGAGAAGAACTCGGTCGCCGCGACGTCGAGGCCCAGGGCGATGTCGGTGCCGGGCGTGAAGCCCGCCTTCTCGATCGCCTGGACGAGGAAGTCCAGCCCCTCGCGGTTGCTGGGCAGGTCGGGGGCGAACCCGCCCTCGTCGCCGAGGCCGGTCGCGTAGCCGGCGGCCTTCAGCTCTGCGCGCAGCACGTGGTAGGTCTCGACGCCCCAGCGGAGCGCCTCGGAGTAGGTCTCGGCACCGATCGGCGCGAGGAAGAACTCCTGCATGTCGATGCCGTTGTCGGCGTGCTCGCCGCCGTTGATGACGTTGAACAGCGGAACGGGCAGCACGTGCGCGTTGGGCCCGCCGAGGTAGCGGAAAAGCGGCAGATCGGCCGAGTCGGCCGCGGCCTTGGCGACGGCCAGGCTGACGCCGAGGATCGCGTTGGCGCCCGTGCGCTGCTTGTTCTCGGTGCCATCGGTCTCGATGAGGATCTCGTCGACGATGCGCTGCTCGCTCGCCTCGACGCCCTCGAGGGCCGGGCCGAGCTCGTCGATGATCGCCTCGACGGCCTTCAGCACGCCCTTGCCGCCGTAACGGCTCTTGTCGCCGTCGCGGAGCTCGTACGCCTCGAATGCGCCGGTGGATGCACCGGACGGGACGGCCGCCCGCTGGACGACGCCGTCATCGAGGAGCACCTCCACCTCGACGGTCGGGTTCCCGCGCGAGTCGAGAATCTCACGTGCGCCTACAGCCTCGATCAGTGCCACTGATGTGCTCCTTGCTCAGAGAAAACGTTGTGTGGAGCGTCGTCGATCCGCGCTCAGTCTAGCCCGCCCCGGACCTCGGCCCCCGGTCGGAGTCAGCGGGTCACACGATCACCGCGAGCGCCACGCCGTCCCAGCCCTTGACGCCGACCGTCTGCAGTGCGGTGGCGTCGAAACGCGGGTCCTCTCCGAGCATCCGCAGCGCGTCCCTGGTGCCGTTCACCTTCGAGTCGGTCGAGTCGGTGCGGACGATCTCGCCCTCGCGTCCGATGTTGTCGAGCACGACGACGGTACCGGTGTGGCCCAGCCGCGCCGCCCAGTCGAGGTAGATCGTGTTGGACTCCTTGTCCGCATCGATGAAGACGAGGTCGAAGCCGCCCACCAGGGTCGGCAGGACATCGGCTCCCCGGCCGATCCGGATCTCCACCCTGTCCCCCACGCCCGCCGCGTCGATGCTCGCACGGGCCACGGCGGCGTTGTCCGCCTCGGCCTCGATCGTGACGACCCTGCCGCCCTCGCCGACTGCCCGCGCGAGCCAGATCGTGGAGTATCCGCCCAGCGTCCCGATCTCGAGCACACGGCGAGCGCCGCTGATGCGCGCCAGCAGGTTCAGCAGCTTGCCGCCGACGGGTGCGACCTCGATCTCGGGGAGCCCTGCCTCGCGTTGCGCCGCGAGTGCGGCGTCGAGCTCGGGGTCATGTCCGACGAGCAGATCGGCGAGGTAGACGTCGGCGTTCGACCAGGCGGTGGGAGTGGATTCCATGACCTCAGCAAACCTCGCGGCTCCCCCACCGTCAAGGGGCCGGAGGCGGACCGCCGGCGCGCGGAGCGGAGAGCAGCCGACCGGGACCACCGGCGAGCTCCGGCTGCTCGCGGAACTGCCCCGTGAGGACGAGCACGGCGATGGTCGCCGCGGCGACGATCCACCCGGCGATCCCGAGCGGACCGGCGAGAGCGAGATCCGGCTGAGTTGCGGCGACCAGCAGGATCAGGCCGGCCGCGGCGTTGAGGGAGCCGTGCGCCAGGACGGCCGGCCAGACCGAGGCCGAACGCAGTCGCAGCCAGCCCAGCAGGACGCCCCAGGCGACGCATCCGCCGATCATGAGGAGCACGCCGGTGATGTCGGTGCGCCCGAAGTTGTAACCGAGCAGGATCAGTGGGCTGTGCCACAGTCCCCAGATCGCGCCGCTGAGCAGCAGCGCAGGCCAGGTGCCGAGCGGACGCAGCGCCGGGACGAGCCAGCCCCGCCAGCCGAGCTCCTCGCCGAAGGCGAGCAGGCTGTTGAAGAGAGCGGCCGCGGGGATCATCGCGATCTGCGAGATCACCACCAGCTCCACCGGTGGCATCGGGGAGCCGGCAGGCAGCGCCTTCGCGATCTCGGCCGCGAAGCCCGAGAAGGCGAGGTCGAGGTCGACGAAGCCGAGTGCCGCGGCGACGAGGATGCCGAGGGCGACGAGCACCGGAGGCACCAGCCAGCCGATGACCATGAGCCACACCACCCGCCTCGCCGGGCGCAGCGGCCACAGACCGAGGAAACGGAGTCGCGCGCCGGGCCTCGGGACCTTCATGGCGAAGGTGACGGCGAGCGCCGCCACGGCCGGTGTCAGCATCATCACGGGCAGCAGGTACCCGGTGCTCGGCTCGGCGAGACCGTCGCCGAGCCACAGGGGCAGGGCGACCAGCCAGGCGAGCCCGCAGGACAGCACGACGAAGACGAGGACGGCGGCGATGCGGAGACGGGTCATGACGGTTCCTCTGGTCGAGAGTCGGATGCGGCCCGGGTGCCCGGGGGTAGAACGGGGTGGATGCCGCGGTCAGCGACGGGCGGCGGCGGCGAGGACGGACGCGGCGGTGGCGGCGTCGTCGACCGTCACGACGAACACCCGGCCGTCGGTCCGCGTCACCTCGAGAGCGTCGCCCTCGCGCAGCACGAACCCTCGCCGGCCGTCCGTGCCGATGCGGTAGCCCCACCCCCCGAACTCGGCGAAGGGGTTGACGTGCACCGCCCGCACTGCGGCGATGTCCGCGGCGGGGATCTCGAGTCGCGGCCATCCCGCGACGGAGCGCACCCGGAGACCGGCCGCGCTCGCCCGCACCCGGAACGCGAGACCGGTCGCGATCAGTGCGACGAGCATCAGCGCGACGGCGGCGACGATCCACCCGGCGGCGATGCCCTGCGCGAGCAGCAGCACGCTCATCGCGATCACGATGAACGCGCTGATCCCGAGCACGACCTGACCGCCGGTGGCCACCGTCACGCTCCTCATCCAGACCGCGCGCTCGTGGTCGGCGAGTGCGAGCGGCGCCACCGGTGCACCGGATCCCTCGGTCACGAATGCCACCGCGGGCTGCAGGAACCACCCAAGGATCCCGAGTCCGAGCAGCACGACGAGGAAGGCCGGGATCCACGCGGCGATGTCGGGCGCGTCTGCGGCATCCTGCAGCCCTCGCTGCACGGACGTCGTCACCACCGCGACCAGGGACAGCACCCCGGCGACACCGAGGCTCGCGGCTCCGAGCAGTCGAGCCGTCGCCGACCACCGCGGCTGCATCGGGGAGCCCGCCCGGTTCCGCGACGAGCCGCGGTGTGCGAGGAACGCGATGAGCGCGAAGAGCAGCACGGTCCCGCCGCCGAGGCCGAGGAGCAGCACGAGCGGGGTCCATCGCGGACCGAACCCGTCGACGCCGTCGGGCCCCCAGTGCACGGCGGCGGGGTCCGGCAGATCGGGCAGCCATGACAGCACGACGATGGCGGCGAGCACGATCAGCGCGAGCGGGACGATCACCCCCACCCACAGGAAGGCGGTGCGGGCTCGGCGGATGTCGGGGGTCATGCGTCGGTCTCCTTGATCAGTGCGGCCAGGGTCGTGGGTGAGAGGCCGAGGGATGCGGCGCGTGCGACGAGCGCGGCGATGTCGTGGGAGAGCTCTGCCAGCGGAGCGGCGGACGCGGAGACGACCGCTCCCCTCCCCCGCCGCAGGTCGATGAGGCCCTCGTCTCTGAGTTGCTGATAGGCCCGGAGCACCGTGTGGACGTTGATCTCGAGCGCCTCGGCGACCTCTCGCGCAGGCGGCAGGCGGTCGCCGGGCACGAGGCGCCCGGTGAGGATGTCGGCCCGCACGGACGCCGCCACCTGATCGAAGAGGGAGCGCGCACTGTCGGCGTCGATTCGAATCAGCATCCGGTCCTCGGTTCTCTAATAGTTCTACGAGAACTATAACAACTGTACGAACCCTCCATCAACCTTCGTCTGCGTCCACACCTCCTCCACACTGTTCTCATGCGCATCACTCCTCGCCGTCTCGCGATCGGCATGAGCCTCTGGATCCCCAATCTGTGCAGCGGCATCCGCATCCGCCGGTTCAGCGACGACTGGACGCACGCGACCGTCGAACTGCACGTGAACGTCCTCACCCGCAACTACGTCAAGACGGCGTTCGGCGGCTCTATGTCGGCGATGACCGATCCCTACTTCTTCATGCTCGTGATGCACCAGCTCGGTCGCGACTACGTGGTGTGGGACACCCGAGGCGAGATCGAGTTCCTGAAGCCCGGCCGCGGAGTGCTCACCGCCGAGTTCGAGGTCAGCCGCGAGCGTGCGGCCGAGATCCGCGAACGGGCGCACGGCGGAGCCAAGGTCCTCGAGTGGTTCGAGACCGTGATCACCGACCGCGACGGCGACGTGGTCGCGAAGGTGCGCCGCGAGGTCTACATCCGCGAGAAGCAGCGCGTCACCGCGGCGCGGGTCTGACGCCCAGGGTCGACGAGCGGGCGATGAGCTCCGGCGCGAGCCGCACCGTCTCGTGCCCGGAGGCGGAGCCGGACACGATTGCCAGCACGAGTTCGAGAGCGGTGCGGCCGCTCTCCTCGAAGGGCTGGCGCACCGTCGTCAGATCCAGCGCCGTCGCGAGTTCGCCGTCGTCATAGCCGACGACGGCGAGCGGGCCGATGGACCATCGCGAGCGGATGCCGTCGAGCACCGCCGCGGGAGCGCGGATCGAGATCACCGGCGGTCTCGGCTGGCGCGACCTGGAGAGCTGGCCGCC
This genomic interval from Microbacterium hydrocarbonoxydans contains the following:
- a CDS encoding alanine racemase, with amino-acid sequence MLDLTADLSPDEGRLSVSPAWQDPARYWPRLSAATGHLPAPVAVIDLDALRHNAMDLLVRAGGLPIRVASKSVRVRSVLDAVLRLPGYRGILAFTLAEALWLAETHDDIVLGYPTVDRAGLAELFASEEAAGRITLMVDDLAHLDIIDSIAPAGRRPDVRVAIDADASLRSAALGHIGVRRSGLFSAGEVAAFARKIVRRPGFTLVGLQMYEAQIAGQGDNAGPDAPVIRLMQARSRAELRERRAAIVGALTEIASLEFLNGGGTGSLEFTGSDESLTEASAGSGLLGGHLFDGYRSFRPAPAAAIAFDVVRRPTRDIATVLGGGWIASGPAVASRQPLPVWPEGLRTLPREAAGEVQTPLQGRAAESLGVGDRVWFRHAKSGEPAERIDSYHLVSGDEIIDELPTYRGEGKAFL
- a CDS encoding DedA family protein, which produces MIRLATPTAAAEADHGFSGLTGLAADVLTALGDIGVGLLVFIEVLVPPIPSEVILPFAGYLSQSGDLSLGWLIAWSTLASLLGALLLYWLGAAIGVERAVRLLAATRLVSRSDLERGAGWFQRRGGWTVLVGRLVPGIRSLISIPAGATRMNLVWFSAYTIVGSGVWNSLLIGVGAALGTQHERLEHLLGHLDYAVYTAIAVALAVLVLRRVREARRGGVGNAESVAAGSADD
- a CDS encoding NAD(P)/FAD-dependent oxidoreductase; protein product: MPKILIVGGGYAGFYTAWKLEKHLRKGEADVTMVDPLPYMTYQPFLPEVAAGSIEARHSVVAHRRHLKRTNVLTAKVTNINHAQKVATITPPVGEPYEFAYDQIVVTAGAVSRTFPIPGIADNAIGLKTIEEAVAIRDRLMSNFDKAASLPAGPERDRLLSVVVVGGGFAGIEVFAELRSLASSLVGKYPELTFDDTHFHLIEAMGRIMPEVSLPTSEWVLKDLAKRGANVHLDTQLTSAVDGNVELSTGEIIPTDLIVWTAGVMANPTVVRGGDLPVEERGRIQTRADLRVGTPEAFVEGAWAAGDVSAVPDLSGGGVGGFCVPNAQHAVRQAKLLAKNVVAVLRGEDPKEYFHKNLGAVAGLGLYNGVFQSGKIALKGFVAWVAHRGYHGLAMPTWERKFRVVWGWWNNLWLGRDLVNLETVQNPRYVFEEFAARPRPAADAPAPAVTAPAAQATASDKAADEKPAGEKTAAAKPAAKKPAAKKTAETASAK
- a CDS encoding S8 family serine peptidase — protein: MTPRGVLRSGVALATIVASVLLLGASATPPPVPDDPADPTRAAEYWLDGARIREAWQTTRGDGVTIAVIDTGIGKVPGVFDEAVVGGTDVSGSGSPDGRTPVGAIDGNHGSWVASLAAGRGAADGKGMIGVAPEADLLSISVGFGAAAAVPFTDQVAKAMRWAVDNGADIINLSFTTNTLDWDKSWDEAFLYAFEHDVVVVVAAGNRGSGTNIIGAPATIPGVLTVGGVDQTGTASLEASTQGITIGIAAPSEGLRGVSADGKVIQWSGTSGAAPIVAGIAALIRSAHPDLDAANVINRIIKTAIAVPGMTKLPDPLYGYGLIDAQAAITADVPKVSENPMGDLAEWVRLFRRADTVPQPEPTAAPVEVPPLPAADAPTDPGSPLLPSAESLRYGTLPLIAFTVPGILVALGVTAAARRIRSARARTPHS
- a CDS encoding DUF501 domain-containing protein, which gives rise to MTTPPFSAPTTAELAVVSTQLGRTARGVVGIAARCVCGNPTVVATTPRLPDGTPFPTFYYLTHPAATAAMSTLEATQVMPELAALLADDEEIAGAYLAAHEAYLADRAQFGDVTEIAGISAGGMPTRVKCLHALAGHALAAGPGVNPIGDVALERSSWSPERCRCEEPGAALRDVEASSA
- a CDS encoding FtsB family cell division protein — translated: MARRPAPPSASPATPRAAASTPAARPARGSRPARTTRPVRGAAGAAQDRRVDVREWASGIRLSAFSVIMLSLVVLGAWVLVPTLGTFIDQRQKIAALEQSIQVSEDQITALEKERDRWNDPAFITTQARERLYYVKPGEVVYLIDNDLDPAALPREQEPVSDTLQETQSDWMPQLLRTLTSAGLSDTAAVAR
- the eno gene encoding phosphopyruvate hydratase → MALIEAVGAREILDSRGNPTVEVEVLLDDGVVQRAAVPSGASTGAFEAYELRDGDKSRYGGKGVLKAVEAIIDELGPALEGVEASEQRIVDEILIETDGTENKQRTGANAILGVSLAVAKAAADSADLPLFRYLGGPNAHVLPVPLFNVINGGEHADNGIDMQEFFLAPIGAETYSEALRWGVETYHVLRAELKAAGYATGLGDEGGFAPDLPSNREGLDFLVQAIEKAGFTPGTDIALGLDVAATEFFSDGVYRLDNKDWSGPELIEYYQGLVNDFPIVTIEDALAEDDWDNWKLLTDALGSKVQLVGDDLFVTNPTRLADGIKRGVANSLLVKVNQIGTLTETFDAVSLAQRSGYTAMLSHRSGETEDTTIADLVVATNAGQIKAGAPARSERVAKYNQLLRIEEELGDAAVFAGRSAFPRYQG
- a CDS encoding O-methyltransferase; translated protein: MESTPTAWSNADVYLADLLVGHDPELDAALAAQREAGLPEIEVAPVGGKLLNLLARISGARRVLEIGTLGGYSTIWLARAVGEGGRVVTIEAEADNAAVARASIDAAGVGDRVEIRIGRGADVLPTLVGGFDLVFIDADKESNTIYLDWAARLGHTGTVVVLDNIGREGEIVRTDSTDSKVNGTRDALRMLGEDPRFDATALQTVGVKGWDGVALAVIV